The window TGATCACCGCTGGTACCCGTGCAGGCATTGGCATTGCCGGAGTTCACCACTAGGGCCCTAAAATGCCCTTGCTTAATTTGCCGCTCACAAAACAAAACCGGGGCTGCTTTAACTTGATTCGTGGTGAACATCCCCACCACCCGAGCAGGCACCTCACTCACCACCAAACCCAAATCTTTGGCACGCGCTTTAACTTTAAGCCCACAGGCAACTCCCGCAAATTGAAAACCTGGCACCTTCATTTAAGAACTCCCGTGGCATTTTTTAAATTTTTTACCACTTCCACAAGGGCATGGCTCGTTACGACCTACCTTAGGGTATTCACGACTTTGTGGACCTGGCACCTTTTTGTTTTCGCCACCACTCGGTGGCAAACCCGCTAAACGTTGGCTGGCAGCAGAGGCATTGTCATGATGTTGTAAGTGCATGGGTTGGGCACGGCGGGCAGGCATGGCTAATTCTTCGCCCGCCTCCGTTTGGATTTGCACATGAAAGACTTTTTCTGCCACATCTTCATAAAGGCGAAGCATCATCATTTGGAAACGCTCAAAGCCTTCTTTTTTATATTCTAAAATGGGATCCTTTTGGGCATAGCCACGCAAGCCAATCCCCTCGCGCAAATGATCCATGCTAAGCAAGTGGTCTTTCCATAAAGAATCGATGGTCTGCAACATGAAAACGGTCAACACCTGATCCATCACCGCAGCGCCATATTGTTTTTCTTTTTGTTCAAACAACGCAAGGGCTTGATCGTAAATATATTGCCCCAAGCTATCTTCGGTTTTTTCAAGCTCAGCCAGAACCCCGGTTTGAGGTTTGACACCAAAATATTTATAAACTCGATCTTTAAAACCCTCGGCATTAAATTCTTGGTTACCATGCACAGCAAACTCACCTGAAATTTGCGCGGCAAGCGAATCAAGCATATCTAAAAATTTATCTTTTAAATTTTTCCCATCCAACACTTCACGGCGGAAGGTATAAACTGTTTGCCGCTGTTGGTTCATCACACTATCAAAATCTAATAAATTTTTCCTAATTTCAAAATTATGCGCCTCAACTTTTTTCTGAGCGTTTTCTATGGCCTTGCTGATCCAGGGGTGAAAAATGGGCTCGTTTTCGTCCATCTTCAATCGATCCATGATGCGAGAAATACGGTCGGACCCAAAAATACGCATCAAGTCATCTTCCAGCGAAATAAAAAACTGGCTCGACCCCGGGTCGCCCTGCCGGCCGGAACGGCCACGCAATTGATTATCAATCCGTCGGCTTTCATGGCGCTCCGTACCTAAAATATGCAAGCCCCCTTGCCCCACCACTTTAGCATGCTCGGCTTCGCATTGTTTTTTTAATTCTGGTAATTTTTTTTGAAATTCTTCGGGGCTATGATTTTGCCCCAAACTATTTTTGGTTAAAAATTCTGGGTTGCCACCCAATACAATGTCAGTACCACGGCCTGCCATGTTGGTAGCAATGGTCACACTGCCAAAACGCCCGGCTTGGGCCACAATCTCTGCTTCTTTCTCGTGATGCTTGGCGTTCAACACATGGTGTTCAATCCCCCGGCGCGAGAGCATCTGGCTTAACACCTCCGATTTATCAATCGTGATCGTACCCACCAAAACGGGTTGACCGCGTTTATGGCGGATTTCAATTTCATTAATGACCGCACGAAATTTTGCCGCCTCGTTTTTGTAAATAAGATCGGGCTCGTCTTTGCGAACCATGGCGCGATGGGTAGGGACCACCACCACGTCTAAATTATAAATTTTATGAAATTCAGCCGCCTCGGTATCGGCGGTGCCCGTCATGCCTGCCAATTTTTTAAACATCCGAAAATAATTTTGAAAGGTAATCGTAGCTAGGGTTTGATTTTCATTTTCGATCTTTACTTTTTCTTTGGCCTCGATGGCTTGGTGAAGGCCATCACTCCAACGCCTGCCGGGCATAAGCCTGCCGGTAAATTCATCGACAATAATCACCTGATTATCTTTAACTACATAATCGACATCGCGTTTAAACAACTGATGGGCGCGGAGGCCTTGATTGACATGATGAAGAATTTCAATATTGCGCGCCTCGTAAAGATTTTCGATACCCAGCAATTTTTCAGCATGGGCAACACCGGCTTCGGTTAACACGATGGTACGACTTTTTTCGTCGATATTAAAATCAGGGTCTTTTTTTAATTGTGGAACGATTGCATTAATACGCGCATATTTGTCGGTTGATTCTTCGGCCGGGCCCGAGATGATTAAAGGCGTGCGCGCTTCATCCACCAAAATACTATCGACTTCATCAATGAGCGCATAATGCAAATCTCGTTGCACATACTGGCTCAAAGAAAATTTCATGTTGTCGCGCAAATAATCAAAGCCATACTCGTTGTTGGTACCGTACGTAATATCGCAACCATAGTTTGCTTGGCGTTCCTGATCATTGAGCCCATGCACAATAACCCCAACGGTCATACCTAAAAACTGATAAATTTTCCCCATCCAGGCCGAATCTCGTTTGGCCAGATAATCATTGACGGTCACAACATGCACACCCTTGCCTTCCAGGGCGTTTAGATAAATCGGTAACGTTGCTACCAGGGTTTTACCTTCACCGGTTTTCATTTCGGCAATCTTGCCTTGATGCAGCACCAGCCCCCCCACCATCTGCACATCAAAATGGCGCATGCCCAAAGTGCGTATACTGGCTTCACGTACGGTGGCAAAGGCCTCGGGCAACAGGCTGTCGAGGGGTTCACCCCGACCCAGGCGTTCTTTGAATTGGGGAGTTAAAGCCGCTAATTGGGCATCGGTCAACGCCTTCATCTTGGGTTCAAAGGCGTTGATCTCAGCCACCCTGGGCGTAAGCTTTTTCAACTCACGATCGTTTTGAGTGCCAAATACCTTTTTTAATAAAGCGGTTACCATATATTAGGCATCTTTAAAAACCTGACTTGGGGGGACCTTTTAAAAAGGGTCCAGATGCAAGGCGACCGCAAAGATGCGACCGGAGCGTATATGGAAATACGTGAGGATCGCAGCTTTGCGGGCAACGCCGCAGATGGGCCCTTTTTAGAAGGTCCCCCTATGTGTGAAAAAATACCCTCAACCTGAGGCAATCTCTACCAAATTTCAAGCCAGGTCGTAGCAGTGTGAAAAAATCACTAATTAATACAATGGGTTTTGTCTATCAAAATATTGGGCGGTTTGGCACTGTATTTGCTTAAGTCTACTTAAGAGGGGGCAAGCATGACCGAACATAATTTTACCCTAATCGTCATCGACGACAATGAAATGCTGCTACGCATGTGGAAGCGGCTTCTTTCCGAAGAAGAAAATTGGACCCTCTACACCACTCACGAACCCATTGAAGCCATTGAGTTTTTGAAAATCTCCACCGCTGATCTGATTATCAGTGACATCGTCATGCCCACCATGAACGGATTTCGCTTAGCCGAAATGGTGCGCAAGATCGACCCAGAAATGAAAATCTTACTCACCAGTGGCTACCTAGAAAATTTTTCCGATATTGTAATCGACGGCCCACCCATCAATTTTATCAAAAAACCTTACCAAGATATCGAAGAGGTGATTTGTTTCATTAAATGCATGCTAGCCGATAAGGCCTATCAACGCCGCACGAGTGAACGAGTCGGCGACCTTATGGTGTGGTCGTTATAAAGGGGACCTCTAAAAACGACCCATCTGCAGAGCCTGTCCAGAGCGTAAGCGAAGGATTGCCCGCAAAGCCGCGATCCTCACGTATTTCCATATACGCTCCGGTCGCGTCTTTGCGGGCGCCTTGCATCTGGGCCCTTTTTAGTAAAATCACCAGATTCGAAAATTCAGCCAATAATTTTTTAGTCCCCACTTTTTGAAATTTGACGGTGAGTTTGCACTTGGCAGCAGCACCCTCGCAGGCTTCGATGGTACCCATACCAAAAATAGGATGAGCGACTCGAACTCCGCGACGGTAAGGAGATGGCTCCTGGTAGTCTTTGTTATTGCGAGCTAAAGGGCCTTCTGTCATTGCGAGGCCAGCCCGCCGAAGCAATCCCTTCTGTTCAACCGATGAGATTGCTTCGGCCGGCTGGCCTCGCAATGACAGATCTGCGGATGGGTTTGCAATGACAGAAGAGGCAGACTCTACACACTCTTTTGGAATATCTTCTAAAAATCGTGAAGGCAGATTGAATTGTTCTTGGCCAAAAAAACGCCGCTCAACCGCATTGGTGAGGTAGAGTTTGCGTTCAGCGCGGGTCATCCCCACATAAAAAAGACGGCGTTCTTCGTCCATTTGGCTAGGCTCACTCATTGAACGGAGATGCGGGCACAAGCCTTCTTCTAAACCCACCACAAAAACGACAGGGAATTCTAAACCCTTGGCCAAATGCAAGGTCATGAGGGGTAGCGCCGAAGTATCTTCTCCGGTGGTTTGTAATTCCGTATTCAAACTCACTTGATCTAAAAAATCTCGCAAGCCACTTTGAGGTTGTTCAATTTCAAATTCTGCCAACACGTTCACTAATTCTTCAATATTTTCGATACGATTTTCTGCTTCTAAGGTGCCCTCTTGTTGCAGCGTATCAATGTAGCCGGTCTTGTTTAACAACCCATTCACCAATTGCGAAGGCCGCAACTGATTTATGTTTTTGCGTAATTCCTCCAGGAGACTGACAAAACCTCTAATCGCTCGAGATGGACCCGCTGATAGGCCAGCAGCTTCGACTTGCAATAAGGCATCCCATAAAGTTAAACCTCGCCCCGTCGCAAAATACTCTAGCTTCTCAACCGTAGTTTTACCAATGCCACGGGCCGGCACATTGATGATGCGTTTAAGATTAACGCTGTCATTAGGGTTTAACAGTACCAACAAATAAGCCAAAATATCTTTAATTTCCATCCGTTCATAAAATTTCATGCCACCATAAATAACATAAGGAATATTTTGCCGACGCAATTCATCTTCAAAGGGTCGCGATTGGGCATTGGTGCGATAAAAAATAGCAAAGTCACGGTTGCTAAGTTGCCATTCACTTTTTAATTTCTGAATTTCTTGCACCACAAAACGTGCCTCTTCTAAATCACGCATCCCAGTAAAATAAGTGATGGGCTCCCCGGGCGCATTATCAGTCCATAGGGTTTTAGGAGCCCGTTGACGAATTTTCTTAACCACTTCATAAGCGGCTTGAAGAATCTTGCCACTGCAACGATAGTTCTGTTCTAATTTTACAACTTTGGCATCGGGAAAGTCTTTTCCGAAATCGAGAATATTGCGAATGTCGGCCCCGCGCCAGGAATAGATCGACTGATCATCATCACCCACCACACATAAGTTTTGACTATGCAGGGCCAAAAGTTTCATAAGTTGGTACTGGGCATGATTGGTATCTTGGTATTCATCGACCAAAAAATATTGCAATTGATGGTGATAGTATTTCAAAATTTCTGGAAACTCGCGAAAGAGTCGCACGGGCAAAACCAATAAATCATCTAAATCAACCGCATGGCTCTTTTTTAATTGTTGCTCGTAGGCATGATAAACCTTGGCTACTTTTTCGTTAAAAAAATCTTCTTGGGGAAAATATTCTGGGGCAATGAGATTATTTTTTGCCGTTGAAATCGACCCTAATATTTGGCGGGGGTTAAATAATTTGGGATTGATGTTAAGTTCGGCCAAACATTTTTTGATCAAACTCATGCGATCGGAATCATCGTAAATCACAAAATCTTGGTTAATACCCAAGCGGTTAATATGGCGACGTAAGATTTTAACCCCGGCTGCATGAAAGGTAGAAATCCACAGGCTACCTGCAGGAAATCCCGTTAATTCGGCAATCCGATGACGCATTTGTTCGGCTGCTTTGTTGGTAAAGGTAACAGCCAACAATTGAGTAGGGTGAATTTTTTTGACCTGTAACAGATAAGCCACCCGATGCACCAATACCCGTGTTTTGCCACTGCCTGCCCCTGCAAAAATGAGCAGTGGCCCCTCGGTGGTAACGACGGCTTCTTGTTGCGGGGGATTAAGATGAGATAGTAAGTCATTCATAAAACGGAAGATTGCCACGCTCGCAAACGGTGCTCGCTCGCAATGACAATTTATTCAACGGTTACACTCTTCGCCAAATTTCTGGGTTGGTCAATATCGTAGCCTTTTTCATCGGCAATATAATAAGCAAACAACTGCACAAATACCGCTTCTAGGATAGGCGTCAAGAGTGGATGCGTAGGGGGCAAATAAAAAACCTCACTTGCACGTTCAGCAATGGCTTTATCACCAACGGTAGCCACTGCAATAATCGACCCACCACGGCTGCGCATCTCTTCTACGTTTGACATCATTTTTTCATACAAACCATCTTTAGAAACCAAACTCACAATAGGCGAACCATCATCAATCAAGGCAATCGGCCCATGTTTTAATTCCCCGGCCGCGTACCCTTCAGCATGCACATAGGCAATCTCTTTCAATTTCAACGCCGCTTCTAAGGCGATGGGATAAGAAACGCCTCGCCCCACATATAAATAATGACGGGCTAGCGCATGAGTGTGGGAAATGCTTTGAATGTCACTTGCCTTAGCTAAAACTTGTCGGACTTTTTTGGGTAATACCAAAATCGAACGCAAGAACTCTTCCATCATTTCTCGTTTAAGGGTGCCACGCCGCCCGCCCAAGCGTAAAGCCAGCAACAGCAGGGCTAAAATTTGCGCCGTAAAAGTTTTAGTAGCCGCCACCCCAATCTCAGGCCCACAGCGCGTATAAAAAACCCCGTGGCTTTCACGCGCTAGTGTACTACCCACCACATTGCAAATGCTTAAAGCTTTGGCCTTTTTTGCCTTGGCATTGCGCAAGGCCACTAAAGTATCTGCGGTTTCACCCGATTGGGAAACGGCAATGAATAAGGTTTTATGATCGATGGGGGCCTGACGATAACGAAACTCACTGGCATAATCAACCAGCACAGGAATTTTTAAAAATTCTTCTAAATAAAATTTAGCCACCAAAGCAGCATGTAGGCTGGTCCCGCAGGCAATAATATAAATTCGGTTACAAGTTTTAAGCCAATCACCTTTGGCTAAAAATGGCTCCATTTCTTCTAAATAAAGCTGGCGTTTTTTCCACACAATTCGCCCACTGAGGGTGTCGCTTAAACTCTGCGGTTGATCAAAGATTTCTTTGAGCATGTAGTGTTTAAAGCCGCATTTTTCGGCTTGCTTCAGATCCCATTGCACTTCGGTCACTTTTGGTTTCAACACTTCGCCCCGTAAGTTCGTCACCATCACTTCGTGAGAACGCAGCTCACCGATTTGACCATCTTCTAAAATGATGACCTTGCGCGTATAAGGCAGGATGGCCGGAATATCGCTAGCTACAAATTGCTCACCGTCCCCTAAGCCAATCACCAAGGGGCTCCCCAGCCTTGCAACGTAAAGAGTTTTTGGATCTTGTGAAGAAAACAAGGCCACCGCATAACTACCTTTGACTTTGGCCAAGGCCTTGCGCAAAGCCATTCGCAACGTGGAAGTATTTAAAAATTGTTGCAGCAAATGGGCCAACACTTCCGTATCGGTATCGGAGCGAAACACACAACCTTGTTGGATGAGTTCTGCTTTTAGCTCTAAGTAATTTTCAATGATGCCATTATGCACCAACACAATCGAATCGGCCTGATGAGGATGGGCGTTGTTTTCGCTGGGCCTACCGTGGGTTGCCCAACGGGTATGGCCAATGCCTAAATTGCCGGGCAGTGGCTCCGTAGCCAATTGAGCACGTAACACGGCTAACTTACCCACAGCTCGCCTAATTTTAATTTCAGAGTTTTGAAAAATGGCCACCCCGGCCGAATCATAACCACGATATTCCAAACGGCTCAAGCCATCCAAGAGGACATCTCTGGCTTGCCTTGCTCCAATGTAACCCATAATTCCACACATAAAATACCTTTGAAATATGGAAAACAAGTTTTTGGAGTGCCTATCCTTTCAGTGCTAGAGGCCTTTCGCGGCGATCCTCATATGGAGGGCCGTTACGGACTTTCTGTCATTGCGAGCCTCCTTCGCAAAGCCTCAGGACAGGCTCTGGGCGTGGCAATCTCACCGGTTAGACAGAAGGGATTGCTTCACCCTGCTGGGTTCGCAATGACAGAGGGGCCCCGCCGCTACAGGCCAAGTGCACTTGAAAGGATGGGCACTCCTAAAACTTGTTTTCTCAGTCTTGCTAAGAGGTGCTAAATAATCTATTTAACCCAAAATGTCTAAATATTTACTTAAAATCCAATTGATCGGGCTTTGCCTCACCATCGTATTGTTTGGTTTACAAACTTATTTTTTCGTCGCCCACCCCGACAATGCCTACCTTCTTTTTAAGGTCGAGCAAGTCCCGAATTTCGCCAAAATTTTCATTGTTCAAGAAATGATTATTTTATTCTTCGTATTTTTATTCATCGTTGTGTTGATAGCCTTCCTGCTCTTTATTTTTACACGCCGTCGGCCTTTGCAAACCATGCCTATTCTGTTGGTTCTACTCACCTCGTTACTTTACCTCTTAGGCCGAGGTTGGTGGGACTATCCTGCCAGCATTGAACAGGTCCCTTGGCTCAAATCCATTTCTCTGCAAACTATTTTTCTAGGAGGAGTCGGAGTTTTATTACTGCTTACCGGCCTCACTTTACTCTTAACAAAATCAAAACTAAAAACCCTGCCTTATCTTTTTTTGTTTATCTTAAGCCAAATAGCCATAGGGGAATTAGTTTATTATGAAAACTTTCGGTTTCAGTTACCACCCCACACAACCGCTGCTGGAAAATTTCCCGATGTTTATTTGTTGGGTTTTGATGCGGTGGATCACGCCACGGTTCAAGATATTTTGGTTAAACAGCTCCCTTCTAATCACAGCACGGTATTTAACCACGCCATTACCCCGGTTCCTTCCACCAATCCTGCGTGGCATTCTCTATTAAGCGGACTACTTCCCTTTGAACATGGGGTGAGATTTTTTTACGGCCAACCTACTTCTAAGGTTGTTTATACCGACTACTTACCCCACATCTTAAAAAACTTTGGGTTTACTACTTATTATGCCGCCGACGAACCCAAAACCAGTTATTTTGAAAAAGACTCTGGCTTCAACCAGATTTTAACTCAAACCTACGGTTGGAAATTTTGGTTTCGCACCCACTTGTGGAATTCTTATCTTTGGCCTTCGTTGGTCATTAATAATTCTTTTGCCGATCGCTTATTACCGCAGCATAATTTTAACTACGCTGACCTTTACCGTTACAACCCAGAGCGTTTTATCAATAAAGTCTTTCGTTGGAGTGGGCAGACAAAATCACCCAATTTTTTGGCATTCCACACCTGTTATCTTCATTCCCCCATTCATTTAAACCGTTGGGATCTAGCCTCGCACGATACCCATTACCTGAAACTTTCCCCTAGCCAATTTAACTTTAGCAATGCCATCTGGTATGGCCACAAAGAACTGCAAAGCGCACCCGTTGGGTGGATTAATCCCTATCAGGTTCGCAAAAAACCCTTTCGTCAATTTTTTGATCAATTTTTGGTAGAGTTTAAAGCCCAAGGTTATTTTAAAAATTCGATCACCTTCTTATTTTCTGACCATGGTGAACGGTTCCACCCTAATGGCGAATATTTTGGAGGTATTCATGGCATGGATCTAGACACCCAAGAGCAAATGAATGTCATGCTAGCCTTAGTTTATGACCTGGCACCCTTACCCAACAAAATTGATTACCCAGTAAGCTTACTCGAAATCAAAAGAACTTTATTACCCCTACTTTTACCAACCCAAGACTCTCCGAGTTTACTCAACCCCGAACGCAAACCCCTTTACATGGAAAGCTTAGGTATGGCCGACGTACTCGCCACCGACCCCAAACAAAAAACCTACCCCATCGGCGAACTCTTGCCCAATCTCATTCTGCTACCCTCAGGTGCAGTCGATATTTCCACCAGCTATGAACGCAAGGTCGTGCAAAGTAAAGTTATCAAAAACGATTGAGGAACTGAAGTTTTTTTCAGGGGAAAAAAACTGCTGGAGAAACACCAAACCGTTTGCAGAGGGCAAGAATTTGATTATTATTGAGTCGGCGTTTACCAGAGAGGATTTCGGAAACAATCGATTGACTCCCCAATTCTTCTGTTAAATCATTTTGCCTTAACTTGTGTTGCTCCATTAAAAACGCTAAAACTTCTGCACCAGAAATTTTTTCAAGCTTATGAGAAAAAAAATCTTTTTCGTATTTTTCAACTAACAAACCTAGCGTGTCCATATAACTTAAGATCTGTCTTCTGACCTTCATTTCAAGTTTTTGATTAGCAAGATATTCAGCAAGGGTGGCAAGAATTTTCAACGCCGCTTCATGATGAGCCTTTCCAAAAATAGCTTGGAGGGGACACTTATAGCAAAGCTCCTCATATATGGGCCCAGGGTCTGCTACCTTAAA of the Deltaproteobacteria bacterium genome contains:
- a CDS encoding UvrD-helicase domain-containing protein, encoding MNDLLSHLNPPQQEAVVTTEGPLLIFAGAGSGKTRVLVHRVAYLLQVKKIHPTQLLAVTFTNKAAEQMRHRIAELTGFPAGSLWISTFHAAGVKILRRHINRLGINQDFVIYDDSDRMSLIKKCLAELNINPKLFNPRQILGSISTAKNNLIAPEYFPQEDFFNEKVAKVYHAYEQQLKKSHAVDLDDLLVLPVRLFREFPEILKYYHHQLQYFLVDEYQDTNHAQYQLMKLLALHSQNLCVVGDDDQSIYSWRGADIRNILDFGKDFPDAKVVKLEQNYRCSGKILQAAYEVVKKIRQRAPKTLWTDNAPGEPITYFTGMRDLEEARFVVQEIQKLKSEWQLSNRDFAIFYRTNAQSRPFEDELRRQNIPYVIYGGMKFYERMEIKDILAYLLVLLNPNDSVNLKRIINVPARGIGKTTVEKLEYFATGRGLTLWDALLQVEAAGLSAGPSRAIRGFVSLLEELRKNINQLRPSQLVNGLLNKTGYIDTLQQEGTLEAENRIENIEELVNVLAEFEIEQPQSGLRDFLDQVSLNTELQTTGEDTSALPLMTLHLAKGLEFPVVFVVGLEEGLCPHLRSMSEPSQMDEERRLFYVGMTRAERKLYLTNAVERRFFGQEQFNLPSRFLEDIPKECVESASSVIANPSADLSLRGQPAEAISSVEQKGLLRRAGLAMTEGPLARNNKDYQEPSPYRRGVRVAHPIFGMGTIEACEGAAAKCKLTVKFQKVGTKKLLAEFSNLVILLKRAQMQGARKDATGAYMEIREDRGFAGNPSLTLWTGSADGSFLEVPFITTTP
- the glmS gene encoding glutamine--fructose-6-phosphate transaminase (isomerizing) → MCGIMGYIGARQARDVLLDGLSRLEYRGYDSAGVAIFQNSEIKIRRAVGKLAVLRAQLATEPLPGNLGIGHTRWATHGRPSENNAHPHQADSIVLVHNGIIENYLELKAELIQQGCVFRSDTDTEVLAHLLQQFLNTSTLRMALRKALAKVKGSYAVALFSSQDPKTLYVARLGSPLVIGLGDGEQFVASDIPAILPYTRKVIILEDGQIGELRSHEVMVTNLRGEVLKPKVTEVQWDLKQAEKCGFKHYMLKEIFDQPQSLSDTLSGRIVWKKRQLYLEEMEPFLAKGDWLKTCNRIYIIACGTSLHAALVAKFYLEEFLKIPVLVDYASEFRYRQAPIDHKTLFIAVSQSGETADTLVALRNAKAKKAKALSICNVVGSTLARESHGVFYTRCGPEIGVAATKTFTAQILALLLLALRLGGRRGTLKREMMEEFLRSILVLPKKVRQVLAKASDIQSISHTHALARHYLYVGRGVSYPIALEAALKLKEIAYVHAEGYAAGELKHGPIALIDDGSPIVSLVSKDGLYEKMMSNVEEMRSRGGSIIAVATVGDKAIAERASEVFYLPPTHPLLTPILEAVFVQLFAYYIADEKGYDIDQPRNLAKSVTVE
- the secA gene encoding preprotein translocase subunit SecA, whose protein sequence is MVTALLKKVFGTQNDRELKKLTPRVAEINAFEPKMKALTDAQLAALTPQFKERLGRGEPLDSLLPEAFATVREASIRTLGMRHFDVQMVGGLVLHQGKIAEMKTGEGKTLVATLPIYLNALEGKGVHVVTVNDYLAKRDSAWMGKIYQFLGMTVGVIVHGLNDQERQANYGCDITYGTNNEYGFDYLRDNMKFSLSQYVQRDLHYALIDEVDSILVDEARTPLIISGPAEESTDKYARINAIVPQLKKDPDFNIDEKSRTIVLTEAGVAHAEKLLGIENLYEARNIEILHHVNQGLRAHQLFKRDVDYVVKDNQVIIVDEFTGRLMPGRRWSDGLHQAIEAKEKVKIENENQTLATITFQNYFRMFKKLAGMTGTADTEAAEFHKIYNLDVVVVPTHRAMVRKDEPDLIYKNEAAKFRAVINEIEIRHKRGQPVLVGTITIDKSEVLSQMLSRRGIEHHVLNAKHHEKEAEIVAQAGRFGSVTIATNMAGRGTDIVLGGNPEFLTKNSLGQNHSPEEFQKKLPELKKQCEAEHAKVVGQGGLHILGTERHESRRIDNQLRGRSGRQGDPGSSQFFISLEDDLMRIFGSDRISRIMDRLKMDENEPIFHPWISKAIENAQKKVEAHNFEIRKNLLDFDSVMNQQRQTVYTFRREVLDGKNLKDKFLDMLDSLAAQISGEFAVHGNQEFNAEGFKDRVYKYFGVKPQTGVLAELEKTEDSLGQYIYDQALALFEQKEKQYGAAVMDQVLTVFMLQTIDSLWKDHLLSMDHLREGIGLRGYAQKDPILEYKKEGFERFQMMMLRLYEDVAEKVFHVQIQTEAGEELAMPARRAQPMHLQHHDNASAASQRLAGLPPSGGENKKVPGPQSREYPKVGRNEPCPCGSGKKFKKCHGSS
- a CDS encoding sulfatase-like hydrolase/transferase produces the protein MSKYLLKIQLIGLCLTIVLFGLQTYFFVAHPDNAYLLFKVEQVPNFAKIFIVQEMIILFFVFLFIVVLIAFLLFIFTRRRPLQTMPILLVLLTSLLYLLGRGWWDYPASIEQVPWLKSISLQTIFLGGVGVLLLLTGLTLLLTKSKLKTLPYLFLFILSQIAIGELVYYENFRFQLPPHTTAAGKFPDVYLLGFDAVDHATVQDILVKQLPSNHSTVFNHAITPVPSTNPAWHSLLSGLLPFEHGVRFFYGQPTSKVVYTDYLPHILKNFGFTTYYAADEPKTSYFEKDSGFNQILTQTYGWKFWFRTHLWNSYLWPSLVINNSFADRLLPQHNFNYADLYRYNPERFINKVFRWSGQTKSPNFLAFHTCYLHSPIHLNRWDLASHDTHYLKLSPSQFNFSNAIWYGHKELQSAPVGWINPYQVRKKPFRQFFDQFLVEFKAQGYFKNSITFLFSDHGERFHPNGEYFGGIHGMDLDTQEQMNVMLALVYDLAPLPNKIDYPVSLLEIKRTLLPLLLPTQDSPSLLNPERKPLYMESLGMADVLATDPKQKTYPIGELLPNLILLPSGAVDISTSYERKVVQSKVIKND
- a CDS encoding response regulator, whose translation is MTEHNFTLIVIDDNEMLLRMWKRLLSEEENWTLYTTHEPIEAIEFLKISTADLIISDIVMPTMNGFRLAEMVRKIDPEMKILLTSGYLENFSDIVIDGPPINFIKKPYQDIEEVICFIKCMLADKAYQRRTSERVGDLMVWSL
- a CDS encoding helix-turn-helix domain-containing protein; this translates as MKVRRQILSYMDTLGLLVEKYEKDFFSHKLEKISGAEVLAFLMEQHKLRQNDLTEELGSQSIVSEILSGKRRLNNNQILALCKRFGVSPAVFFP